The Colletotrichum higginsianum IMI 349063 chromosome 2, whole genome shotgun sequence genome has a segment encoding these proteins:
- a CDS encoding Isoflavone reductase family protein, which produces MAPNIVKYAKDQPVGFINRIEKVAVVGAAGTMGKFVTQELLKRGKHIVTAITRHNSESKLPEGVVTAKVDYDDEVSIVEALKGQQYLIITLKNTAGEDAQLKLIRAAAKAGVPYVMPNAWGPDPKNETLMSDTLLGTSFQGAVKEIEQLGMSEWIIMSCGYWYEFSLAGSPDRYGFDIKNRSITIFDDGNVKMNTSTWSQCGRGLAYFLDLKWLPEDENDTSPTIQKWANDVFYISSFLVSQHDMFNSIKRVSGTTDYDWKVENENSEKRWRAGHESMKSGDRSGFSRLIYSRIFFPSADGDVENTHGLANEALGLPEEDLDKATEEAIRLCLSGVLGTY; this is translated from the exons ATGGCGCCCAACATTGTCAAGTACGCCAAGGACCAGCCTGTGGGTTTCATCAACCGCATCGAGAAAGTGGCCGTTGTCGGT GCTGCCGGAACCATGGGGAAATTCGTCACGCAAGAGCTCCTCAAAAGGGGAAAACACATTGTGACTGCTATCACGCGTCACAACAGCGAATCCAAGCTACCAGAGGGTGTAGTTACCGCCAAAGTCGACTACGACGATGAAGTCTCAATCGTGGAAGCTCTCAAGGGGCAGCAATATCTCATCATCACCTTGAAGAACACTGCTGGTGAAGACGCCCAGCTAAAGCTCATCAGGGCCGCagccaaggccggcgtccCATACGTTATGCCAAATGCCTGGGGTCCTGACCCGAAGAACGAGACTTTGATGAGTGACACTCTCCTGGGCACATCCTTTCAAGGTGCAGTGAAGGAGATTGAGCAGCTGGGTATGAGCGAATGGATCATCATGTCTTGCGGCTATTGGTATGAGTTTAGCCTGGCTGGTTCTCCGGATCGGTACGGTTTCGACATCAAAAACAGGTCAATCACCATCTTCGATGATGGCAACGTCAAAATGAACACGTCAACGTGGAGCCAGTGTGGTCGCGGCTTGGCCTACTTCCTGGACCTGAAGTGGCTTCCAGAGGATGAGAACGACACATCTCCCACTATTCAGAAGTGGGCGAATGACGTATTTTACATTTCGAGCTTCCTGGTATCACAACATGATATGTTTAATAGCATCAAAAGAGTTTCGGGCACGACTGATTACGACTGGAAGGTCGAGAACGAAAACTCAGAAAAGAGGTGGCGGGCCGGCCATGAGTCCATGAAGTCCGGAGACAGAAGCGGATTTTCAAGACTGATTTACTCGCGGATTTTCTTTCCCTCGGCTGATGGGGACGTCGAAAACACGCATGGACTGGCCAATGAGGCCTTGGGCCTTCCTGAAGAGGATCTGGACAAGGCTACTGAGGAAGCGATACGCCTGTGTTTGTCTGGAGTGCTTGGTACATACTAA
- a CDS encoding Alpha-1,3-mannosyltransferase, which yields MALTDNEDGVLPGVSLTKDDNNGHSENPSAKPSKPDVPTLPPRPSFELHFLRILELLPDEIRHQELIRPVASTGKTRMREMGLRTRAYKTYFTAWEALHLDHEDETYIHNDIPQYLRQHHPGGLGGLSLAQTLRSYEGFRAFIIEMAELLFPWTMPYFGDHMSLHAHIKNGGRGIVLTAGNGQAPYLLTTIYSFRMLGCTLPIEIMYLGDEDLGQDYIAELEGLDGVVTRDMAVMVRDNGWKLKGWAAKPFAILLSSFREVVFIDADSLFFRDPALLFDDDDYREKGALFFRDRLFLPEKKAPFLQAILQKPIPKAATESRMWTGESGHQQESGVIVVDKSRHFIPMLLVTRMNGPDRDGNKEEGRIGVYELVYGDKETFWLGWLLAGDEDYAFHRGEAAIMGAAYQYGDGLPEEVREECEKPEIDRDAKSYPMECEIADRDGKPQALICASQLLHLDTEGKPLWLNGWLLENKFKGPESGFANFESYLVEPSDASFRNPGSWRLYKGNRFCMLGDADRKFDFTLEETTALDMIVERAKEVNRRWR from the exons ATGGCCTTGACCGACAATGAAGACGGCGTCTTGCCCGGGGTCTCGTTAACAAAAGACGACAACAATGGCCACTCCGAGAATCCCTCAGCGAAACCCTCAAAGCCCGATGTGCCAACTCTACCCCCTCGGCCATCTTTCGAACTCCATTTCTTGCGCATTCTCGAACTTTTGCCAGATGAGATTCGTCATCAAGAGCTTATTCGACCGGTCGCCAGCACTGGGAAGACACGCATGCGGGAGATGGGCTTGCGTACCCGCGCCTACAAGACCTATTTCACCGCTTGGGAAGCACTTCACCTTGATCATGAGGATGAAACCTACATCCACAACGACATCCCACAATACCtgcgtcaacaccatccCGGCGGTCTAGGCGGGTTGAGTCTCGCGCAAACCCTTCGCTCCTACGAGGGGTTTCGTGCCTTTATCATCGAGATGGCAGAGCTACTGTTTCCCTGGACGATGCCCTATTTCGGAGATCATATGAGCTTACACGCACATATCAAGAACGGAGGGCGAGGTATCGTGCTGACTGCAGGCAACGGACAGGCGCCGTATCTCTTGACGACCATTTATTCGTTCCGCATGCTGGGCTGCACTCTCCCTATCGAAATCATGTATCTCGGTGACGAGGACCTGGGCCAGGACTACATTGCAGAGCTGGAGGGCTTGGATGGCGTTGTGACGCGGGACATGGCAGTCATGGTTCGTGACAATGGGTGGAAGTTGAAGGGATGGGCGGCCAAGCCATTTGCAATCCTGCTCTCAAGCTTTCGGGAAGTGGTGTTTATTGACGCCGACTCCTTGTTCTTTCGGGACCCCGCCTTGCTatttgacgacgacgactaccGGGAGAAGGGTGCGCTCTTCTTCCGGGACAGACTGTTCCTCCCAGAGAAGAAAGCGCCGTTTTTGCAAGCCATCCTACAGAAGCCAATTCCCAAGGCAGCGACCGAGTCAAGGATGTGGACGGGCGAGTCGGGACACCAGCAGGAGAGCGGAGTGATAGTCGTGGACAAGAGTAGGCACTTCATTCCAATGCTCCTGGTTACTAGGATGAATGGACCGGACCGGGATGGGAACAAGGAGGAAGGGAGGATTGGAGTCTATGAGCTGGTTTATG GCGACAAAGAAACATTCTGGCTCGGCTGGCTCCTcgcgggcgacgaagacTACGCTTTTCACCGGGGCGAAGCCGCCATCATGGGTGCCGCTTATCAGTACGGCGACGGTCTCCCGGAGGAGGTCCGTGAGGAGTGTGAGAAACCGGAGATCGACCGCGATGCAAAAAGCTACCCTATGGAGTGCGAAATCGCCGACCGCGATGGCAAGCCGCAAGCCTTGATCTGCGCCTCGCAGTTGTTGCACCTCGACACTGAAGGAAAGCCTCTCTGGCTTAATGGTTGGTTGCTTGAAAACAAGTTCAAAGGCCCCGAGAGCGGCTTTGCCAACTTTGAGAGCTACTTGGTGGAGCCTTCTGACGCAAGTTTTCGCAATCCAGGCAGTTGGAGACTGTACAAGGGCAACAGGTTCTGCATGCTGGGCGATGCAGACAGGAAGTTTGACTTTACCCTCGAGGAGACAACAGCGCTGGACATGATTGTGGAGCGGGCTAAAGAAGTTAACAGGAGGTGGAGGTGA
- a CDS encoding Aldo/keto reductase has product MATSLTLQSKKKLNSGYDIPVLGYGNFTKANSHCSPPEQAEEVTTEAIKVGYRHIDSAASYKNEAGAGGAIRKAKDVSRSDIFFTSKVRYIHYDGAKDQVDTTLKETGLEYIDLMLLHCPYGGSEGRKGAWKALVEAQEAGKVRSIGVSNYGVHHLDELETHIKELEEERGGPGKGGAINVAQYEIHPWCARNDIVQWLQKRNVAIEAYSPLVRGERWGEKSLKALAEKHSKSEAQILLRWSLQKGYIPLPKSVTPARILDNTKIYDFELSNEDLKSLETDEYAPVCWDPTVSPLDGPRSG; this is encoded by the exons ATGGCGACTTCACTCACCCTCCagtccaagaagaagctcaacaGCGGCTATGACATTCCAGTCCTGGGATACGGC AATTTCACCAAAGCCAACTCTCACTGCAGCCCCCCCGAACAAGCCGAGGAGGTCAccaccgaggccatcaaggtcGGCTACCGTCAT ATCGACTCAGCAGCCTCGTACAAGAATgaagccggtgccggtggcgcCATCCGCAAGGCCAAGGATGTCTCCCGCTCCGATATCTTCTTCACCTCCAAGGTTCGCTATATCCACTACGATGGCGCCAAGGACCAGGTCGATACGACTCTCAAGGAGACGGGCCTCGAGTACATCGATCTAATGCTCCTGCACTGCCCGTATGGTGGATCTGAGGGCCGGAAGGGCGCCTGGAAGGCTCTCGTCGAGGCGCaggaggccggcaaggtccGCTCCATCGGCGTTAGCAACTACGGAGTGCAccatctcgacgagctcgagacgCACATCAAAGAGCTCGAAGAGGAGCGTGGCGGACCGGGCAAGGGTGGCGCCATCAATGTCGCGCAGTACGAGATTCACCCCTGGTGCGCGAGGAACGACATCGTTCAGTGGCTGCAGAAGCGCAacgtcgccatcgaggcATACAGCCCGCTGGTCAGGGGCGAGAGGTGGGGTGAGAAGAGCCTCAaggcgctggccgagaagcaCTCAAAGTCCGAGGCCCAAATCCTATTGCGATGGAGCTTGCAGAAGGGGTACATCCCTCTGCCCAAGAGTGTCACCCCCGCTCGTATCCTTGATAACACAAAGATTTACGACTTCGAGCTGTCCAATGAGGACTTGAAGTCTCTGGAGACCGATGAGTATGCTCCAGTCTGCTGGGATCCGACTGTCAGTCCTTTGGACGGACCTCGGAGCGGCTGA
- a CDS encoding Benzoate 4-monooxygenase cytochrome p450, with product MAPNVVGDGLKAALSPSAIIYLAGLWIAYYVALALYNISPFHPLARFPGPKIAAATYLYEAYYDWWLLGRYGKVIARMHERYGPIVRINPDELHVSDPHFTDEIYAGPGRIRDKWQHQLNTGGAGPVSVTGFSTVNHEVHRMRKGALSRFFSRQQMLKLEGEVQEFAQLTVDKMLRSASKGPFDVKEAFNCFTADIISQYAFGEPMGFIAQDGWEPNFATWVKSFFKSAYMMRHNALGRKLAQVMPMMADYLGEDIKSVMRQMNVVIPGYIKAALNNPENGRVFSDLMESKTLPEEEKSLYRLSGEGFNFLLAGTETTAATLTVITYYLLAQPKTYARLMEDLQGLNPSNLKWTELEQKPYLWAVIHESLRMMPGVSHRSARVAREEELVYKTRDGVKEWVIPRGTPVGMTSMINHWDKELFPNPDEFIPERWLVDGQPNYKLQKFLLAFGKGSRSCIGENLAYCEVYHMAALMAMRVIPRSRLFETTVEDISYDHDLIVVQTKKGSISVKIQIS from the exons ATGGCTCCAAACGTGGTCGGGGACGGCCTCAAGGCTGCTCTGAGCCCCAGTGCGATTATCTACCTTGCTGGTCTTTGGATTGCCTATTATGTCGCCCTTGCCCTGTACAACATCTCACCTTTTCACCCCCTGGCACGATTCCCAGGTCCCAAAATCGCTGCTGCAACCTATCTGTACGAAGCTTATTACGACTGGTGGCTACTTGGAAGATATGGCAAGGTCATTGCTCGAATGCACGAACGTTACG GGCCCATTGTCAGAATCAACCCTGACGAGCTTCATGTTTCTGACCCTCACTTCACTGACGAGATCTATGCCGGTCCGGGCCGCATCCGTGATAAGTGGCAACATCAGCTGAACaccggcggtgccggcccTGTGTCGGTCACTGGCTTCTCCACCGTCAACCATGAAGTCCACCGCATGCGCAAGGGTGCCTTGTCGAGGTTCTTCTCGCGCCAACAAATGCTcaagctcgagggcgaggtacAGGAGTTCGCGCAGCTCACCGTTGACAAGATGCTCCGCTCAGCCAGCAAGGGACCTTTTGACGTCAAGGAAGCCTTCAACTGCTTCACTGCGGATATCATTTCACAGTATGCATTTGGCGAGCCCATGGGTTTCATCGCTCAGGATGGTTGGGAGCCCAACTTTGCTACCTGGGTCAAGTCTTTCTTCAAGAGCGCGTACATGATGAGACACAACGCCCTTGGCAGAAAGTTGGCGCAGGTGATGCCCATGATGGCTGACTACCTGGGTGAGGACATAAAATCTGTCATGAGGCAGATGAACGTGGTAATTCCCGGGTATATCAAGGCGGCTTTGAACAACCCTGAGAATGGAAGAGTCTTTTCAGATCTTATGGAGTCGAAAACACTTCCCGAAGAGGAGAAGTCGCTGTACCGACTTTCTGGAGAAGGATTCAACTTCCTGCTAGCTGGCACCGAAACTACCGCT GCCACACTGACTGTCATCACCTACTACCTTCTCGCTCAACCCAAGACCTATGCACGCCTAATGGAGGATTTGCAGGGTCTTAATCCCTCCAACCTCAAGTGGACTGAGCTTGAACAGAAGCCATATCTCTGGGCTGTGATTCACGAGTCCCTGCGCATGATGCCTGGAGTCTCGCACAGATCGGCAAGAGTTGCTCGCGAAGAAGAGCTTGTCTACAAGACCCGTGATGGCGTAAAGGAATGGGTCATTCCTCGCGGGACCCCTGTTGGTATGACGTCGATGATAAACCACTGGGACAAGGAACTGTTCCCTAATCCCGACGAGTTTATTCCTGAGCGCTGGTTAGTTGATGGACAGCCAAACTACAAGCTGCAGAAATTTTTACTTGCCTTCGGCAAGGGAAGCAGGTCTTGTATTGGCGAGAA TTTGGCCTACTGTGAGGTATATCATATGGCGGCCCTGATGGCCATGCGCGTTATTCCTAGGTCGCGTTTATTTGAGACTACGGTGGAGGATATCTCTTATGACCATGATCTTATCGTGGTCCAAACTAAGAAGGGCTCCATTTCGGTCAAGATCCAGATATCTTAA
- a CDS encoding Methyltransferase domain-containing protein — MSTSNDAPGGAATEQANVQTVIEARIDPDENTEDRTSDIGSEISSNSSVSSSVYEFRIENGRRYQTYREGSESRSLSCFHLQTDVYNQEYHYPIDERESERLGEAPYLPILTHLCSSRLKFNVPSDLQHWLCLGSFRNKLGLAPPNDEGSSVKRVLDLGTGTGLWAIEFGDEHPEAEVIGVDIVPPQSVGSVPPNVLFEIDDIDETWTYSQPFDYIHSRMMTSSISDWKKYLQKCFDHLEPNGYLELQEADLFPQSDDGTLKPDAAIIQSCENVQKACTIFGRPFASIPDLATIMTEVGFEDVVLTKNKWPMNSWPKDQHYKTLGAWSLENYLQGIEGWTMPAFTKGLGWTKDQVQVFLIDVRNEMKDRTIHAYWPVYSIYGRKPVPAPDGTKSQYEN; from the exons ATGTCTACTTCCAATGATGCGCCAGGTGGTGCCGCGACCGAGCAGGCCAATGTGCAGACTGTCATTGAGGCTCGCATTGATCCCGACGAG AACACAGAGGACCGGACTTCTGACATTGGAAGC GAAATTTCATCGAATAGCAGTGTATCCAGCTCAGTTTACGAATTTCGTATCGAAAATGGACGCAGATACCAAACGTACAGAGAGGGCAGTGAGTCACGATCTCTCTCTTGCTTTCACCTCCAGACTGACGTTTATAACCAAGAGTATCATTATCCCATCGATGAaagggagagcgagaggcTTGGTGAGGCCCCCTATCTCCCAATACTGACTCACCTATGTTCTTCAAGACTCAAGTTTAATGTGCCATCAGATCTTCAGCACTGGCTGTGTCTAGGATCATTCAGAAACAAATTGGGCCTTGCACCCCCCAATGATGAAGGGTCGTCAGTGAAGCGGGTTCTCGACTTGGGTACAGGCACTGGACTATGGGCCATTGAGTTTGGTGACGAACACCCTGAAGCCGAG GTCATTGGCGTCGATATCGTCCCTCCGCAG TCCGTTGGTAGCGTCCCACCTAACGTCCTTTTCGAGATTGACGACATCGACGAAACTTGGACGTACAGCCAGCCATTCGACTATATTCACAGTCGGATGATGACGTCTAGCATCAGCGACTGGAAAAAGTACTTACAGAAGTGCTTCGA TCATCTCGAGCCCAATGGGTATCTTGAGCTGCAGGAAGCCGATCTTTTCCCTCAGTCTGACGATGGTACTTTGAAGCCGGATGCTGCGATAATCCAAAGTTGCGAGAACGTGCAGAAAGCTTGCACTATATTTGGAAGACCCTTTGCCAGCATCCCCGACTTGGCTACTATCATGACTGAAGTTGGTTTCGAAGATGTCGTTTTGACCAAGAACAAGTGGCCCATGAATTCATGGCCAAAAGATCAGCACTACAAGACCCTGGGAGCCTGGTCGCTTGAGAACTATCTCCAAGGCATCGAGGGGTGGACAATGCCTGCATTTACCAAGGGCTTGGGCTGGACGAAAGATCAAGTTCAGGTCTTCCTGATCGACGTTCGGAACGAGATGAAGGACAGAACCATCCACGCTTACTGGCCAGT ATACTCAATCTACGGAAGGAAGCCGGTGCCTGCTCCCGATGGCACAAAGAGCCAGTACGAGAACTAA